From Deinococcus sp. HSC-46F16, the proteins below share one genomic window:
- a CDS encoding sorbosone dehydrogenase family protein yields the protein MSQPTVRAALILGAALLASCATAQTPQVRFVPFASGLPQVTTITHAGDGSGRLYVTLQGGQVRVIRNGQLQAQPFLDLSGLTRAGGERGLLGLAFDPRYKQNRRFYVHYTDRNGDTVLARYTATTDFSRGDPQSARTLFTAEQPYANHNGGQLAFGPDGFLYLGLGDGGSGGDPQNNGQKLSTPLGKLLRFDVSGDAARPAAGNPFVNRSGANPYIWAYGLRNPWRFSFDRQGGDLIIADVGQNALEELNRQPRSSKGGENYGWKVREGNRCFEPSTGCRTSGLVDPVLVYGRNEGQSITGGYVYRGSAIPALKGQYVFGDFGSGAVWAARPTGNRWTKTTLGRVENPSTFGEDEAGELYVAEYGSGRILKMGR from the coding sequence ATGTCGCAACCCACCGTTCGCGCGGCGCTGATCCTCGGCGCGGCCCTGCTCGCCTCGTGCGCCACGGCCCAAACGCCGCAGGTGCGCTTCGTTCCATTCGCCAGCGGGCTCCCGCAGGTCACGACCATCACCCACGCGGGGGACGGGTCGGGGCGGCTGTACGTGACCCTTCAGGGGGGGCAGGTGCGGGTCATCCGCAATGGGCAGCTTCAGGCGCAACCCTTTCTCGACCTGAGCGGGCTGACCCGCGCGGGCGGCGAGCGCGGCCTGCTGGGGCTGGCCTTCGACCCCCGGTACAAACAAAACCGCCGCTTTTACGTCCACTACACCGACCGCAATGGGGACACGGTACTGGCCCGCTACACGGCGACCACCGATTTCAGCCGGGGCGACCCGCAGAGTGCCCGGACCCTCTTTACCGCCGAGCAGCCCTACGCCAACCACAACGGCGGGCAGCTCGCCTTCGGGCCGGACGGCTTCCTGTACCTGGGGCTGGGCGACGGCGGCTCGGGCGGCGATCCCCAGAACAACGGCCAAAAGCTGAGCACGCCGCTGGGCAAACTCCTTCGCTTTGACGTGAGCGGCGACGCGGCCCGGCCCGCTGCCGGAAACCCGTTCGTGAACCGCAGCGGGGCCAATCCTTACATCTGGGCGTATGGGCTGCGGAACCCCTGGCGCTTCTCCTTCGACCGGCAGGGCGGCGACCTGATCATCGCGGACGTGGGCCAGAACGCGCTGGAGGAACTCAACCGCCAGCCCCGCAGCAGCAAGGGCGGCGAGAACTACGGCTGGAAGGTGCGCGAGGGCAACCGCTGCTTCGAGCCATCTACAGGCTGCCGCACCTCCGGGCTGGTGGACCCCGTGCTGGTGTATGGCCGCAATGAGGGCCAGAGCATCACGGGCGGCTACGTCTACCGGGGGAGCGCCATTCCCGCACTGAAGGGCCAGTACGTGTTCGGGGACTTCGGGAGTGGCGCCGTGTGGGCGGCGCGGCCCACGGGGAACCGCTGGACCAAAACCACGCTGGGTCGCGTCGAGAACCCCTCCACTTTTGGGGAGGACGAGGCGGGCGAGCTGTACGTGGCCGAGTACGGCAGCGGGCGCATCCTGAAGATGGGCCGCTGA
- a CDS encoding NupC/NupG family nucleoside CNT transporter — MTDILWGLGGMAVLLGLALLLSTDRRAVNWRTVLGALAIQVAFALIVLRWPLGRRALDAVSAGVQAVVGNAQEGINFVFGNLTNGALEGAGFIFAFGVLPVIVFFSALIAVLYHIGVMQAVVRVLGGGLSKLLGTSRGESLSATANIFVGQTEAPLVVRPYIERMTRSELFAVMVGGLASVAGSVLVGYSLLGVRLDYLIAASFMAAPAGLLMAKLMLPEKDTPQNYKGEVPGDPEGGPVNAIDAAARGASDGLGLALNVGAMLIAFIGLIALLNTLLGALGGVFGFPDLSVQLLLGYLFAPLAFVIGVPWGEAATAGSFIGQKLVTNEFVAFVEFADALKEGAFSPKVEAIITFALCGFANLSSLAILLGGLGSLAPSRRGDIAQLGLRAVAAGTLANLLSGTLAGMLIG, encoded by the coding sequence ATGACCGACATTCTCTGGGGACTGGGCGGGATGGCGGTGCTGCTGGGGCTGGCGCTGCTCCTGAGCACCGACCGCCGCGCCGTGAACTGGCGCACCGTGCTGGGGGCGCTGGCCATTCAGGTCGCCTTCGCCCTGATCGTGCTGCGCTGGCCGCTGGGACGGCGGGCGCTCGACGCGGTGTCGGCGGGCGTGCAGGCCGTGGTGGGCAACGCGCAGGAGGGCATCAACTTCGTCTTCGGCAACCTGACCAACGGGGCGCTGGAGGGGGCAGGGTTCATCTTCGCCTTCGGGGTGCTGCCGGTGATCGTGTTTTTCAGTGCGCTGATCGCGGTGCTCTACCACATCGGCGTGATGCAGGCGGTCGTGCGGGTGCTGGGCGGCGGGCTCAGCAAGCTGCTGGGCACCAGCCGGGGCGAGAGCCTGTCGGCCACCGCCAACATCTTCGTAGGGCAGACCGAGGCGCCGCTGGTGGTGCGGCCCTACATCGAGCGGATGACCCGCTCGGAGCTGTTCGCGGTGATGGTGGGCGGGCTGGCGAGTGTGGCGGGCAGCGTGCTGGTGGGCTACTCGCTGCTGGGGGTGCGGCTGGACTACCTGATCGCCGCCTCCTTCATGGCCGCCCCCGCTGGCCTGCTGATGGCGAAACTGATGCTGCCGGAAAAGGACACCCCCCAGAACTACAAGGGCGAGGTGCCCGGCGACCCCGAGGGCGGCCCGGTCAACGCCATCGACGCGGCAGCGCGGGGCGCGAGCGACGGGCTGGGACTGGCGCTGAACGTGGGCGCGATGCTGATCGCCTTTATCGGCCTGATCGCGCTGCTCAATACCCTGCTCGGCGCTCTGGGAGGCGTGTTCGGCTTTCCCGACCTCAGCGTGCAGCTTCTGCTGGGCTACCTCTTCGCGCCCCTCGCCTTCGTGATCGGCGTGCCCTGGGGCGAGGCGGCCACGGCGGGCAGCTTTATCGGACAGAAGCTCGTGACGAACGAGTTCGTGGCCTTCGTGGAGTTCGCCGACGCGCTGAAGGAAGGTGCCTTCTCGCCCAAGGTGGAAGCCATCATCACCTTTGCCCTGTGCGGCTTTGCCAACCTCTCCAGCCTCGCCATCCTGCTGGGCGGCCTGGGCAGCCTCGCTCCGAGTCGGCGCGGCGACATCGCCCAACTCGGCCTGCGGGCGGTCGCGGCGGGCACGCTGGCGAATCTGCTCAGCGGCACGCTGGCGGGAATGCTGATTGGGTAG
- a CDS encoding S8 family peptidase, with protein sequence MTRTPLFGLLTLGILLASCGSTPSATVPTPEASAPQAPVTAAREYVPGEVIVQLAGGLGAQGLTALEARLGVQSLEQLAVVDGAALLRTRVTDGQSVEGKIAQLQASEAVRFAEPNWIYQHQATATDAQFTNGTLWGMYGDASTPANPYGSQAAEAWARGSVGSDSVYVGIIDEGYQFDHPDLRGNAWLNPFDPVDGRDNDGNGYIDDTRGWDFANSDNSVYDGGTRGSLDSHGTHVAGTIGGTANDGGVVGVNHNVTLISGKFLGRRGGTTADSIKAVDYFTDLKTRHGLNIVATNNSWGGGGYSQALYEAIVRGAKANILFIAAAGNSGTDNDAAASYPSNYDTTKDAGYDAVIAVAAIDKAGALASFSQYGRTQVDLGAPGVAITSSVPYNSYASYNGTSMATPHVTGGAALYASTHPGATAAQIRQAILGSVIATPSLNGKTVTGGRLNVSGF encoded by the coding sequence ATGACGCGTACCCCCCTGTTCGGCCTGCTCACCCTCGGCATCCTGCTCGCCTCCTGCGGGAGCACCCCCAGCGCCACCGTACCGACTCCCGAAGCCTCGGCGCCCCAGGCCCCGGTGACGGCAGCGCGGGAGTACGTGCCCGGCGAAGTGATCGTGCAGCTCGCGGGCGGGCTGGGAGCCCAAGGCCTGACCGCACTGGAGGCCCGGCTGGGCGTGCAGTCGCTCGAACAGCTCGCGGTGGTGGACGGCGCGGCGCTGCTGCGCACCCGCGTGACCGACGGCCAGAGCGTGGAGGGCAAGATCGCGCAGCTTCAGGCAAGCGAGGCGGTGCGCTTCGCGGAACCGAACTGGATCTACCAGCATCAGGCAACGGCCACCGACGCGCAGTTCACGAACGGCACCCTCTGGGGTATGTACGGCGACGCGAGCACGCCCGCCAACCCGTACGGGTCGCAGGCCGCCGAAGCCTGGGCACGCGGCAGCGTCGGCAGCGACAGCGTGTACGTGGGCATCATCGACGAGGGCTACCAGTTCGACCACCCCGACCTGCGGGGCAATGCGTGGCTCAACCCCTTCGACCCGGTGGACGGGCGAGACAACGACGGGAACGGCTATATCGACGACACGCGCGGCTGGGACTTCGCGAACAGCGACAACAGCGTGTATGACGGCGGCACGCGCGGCAGCCTCGACAGCCACGGCACCCACGTCGCGGGCACCATCGGCGGCACCGCGAACGACGGCGGCGTGGTGGGCGTGAACCACAACGTCACCCTGATCAGCGGCAAGTTCCTGGGCCGCCGGGGCGGCACCACGGCCGACTCCATCAAGGCGGTGGACTACTTTACCGACCTCAAGACCCGGCACGGCCTGAACATTGTCGCCACCAACAACTCCTGGGGCGGCGGCGGCTACAGCCAAGCGCTGTACGAGGCCATCGTGCGCGGGGCGAAGGCGAACATCCTCTTTATCGCGGCGGCGGGCAACTCCGGCACCGACAACGACGCGGCCGCCTCCTACCCCAGCAACTACGACACCACCAAGGACGCGGGGTACGACGCGGTGATTGCGGTCGCCGCCATCGACAAGGCGGGGGCGCTCGCCAGCTTCAGCCAGTACGGCCGCACCCAGGTGGACCTCGGTGCCCCCGGCGTGGCGATCACCAGCAGCGTGCCCTACAACAGCTACGCGAGCTACAACGGCACGAGCATGGCGACCCCCCACGTCACGGGCGGCGCGGCCCTGTACGCCAGCACCCACCCCGGCGCGACCGCCGCGCAGATTCGTCAGGCCATCCTGGGCAGCGTGATCGCCACCCCCAGCCTGAACGGCAAGACCGTCACGGGCGGACGACTGAACGTCAGCGGGTTCTGA
- a CDS encoding MGMT family protein — protein MPTSPDATFREQVLALVARIPPGRVMTYGQLALLAGRPGPGGARLAGFVLGSLAGQAQGGDTDLPWQRVINAQGKVSTHKLGFGDVQERLLEAEGVTFDPSGRCDLARWQWWPPEEARDAAPEPLL, from the coding sequence ATGCCCACCTCCCCCGACGCGACCTTCCGCGAACAGGTCCTCGCCCTCGTCGCCCGCATTCCCCCCGGCCGCGTGATGACCTACGGCCAGCTCGCCCTCCTCGCCGGACGCCCCGGCCCCGGCGGTGCGCGGCTGGCGGGGTTCGTGCTGGGCAGCCTCGCGGGACAGGCGCAGGGCGGCGACACCGACCTCCCCTGGCAGCGGGTGATCAACGCGCAGGGCAAGGTGAGCACCCACAAACTGGGGTTCGGGGACGTGCAGGAGCGGCTGCTGGAGGCCGAGGGCGTGACGTTCGACCCGTCCGGCCGCTGCGACCTCGCCCGCTGGCAGTGGTGGCCGCCGGAGGAGGCGCGGGACGCGGCGCCCGAACCTCTCTTGTAG
- a CDS encoding menaquinone biosynthesis protein, with the protein MPGHERTIPAYRAGWIHYTNVAPILDPLVLPPGVTAITGVPTEMNAALLSGRVDIANISAVEFIRNADRLEALPDFSVAVLGAVYSVNLFHTRPLEELRRVALTAQSAMSVALLEVLLRERGLSPTLERAEGEAEELLASGYDGVLRIGDSALREWYGVAGPLTPERSMTALPNAARGITVTDLAQEWFALTGHPFVFAVWAYRKENPPPPTLLQAMREARRHGLGHLADVSARHALKLGLPERVVQHYLWNFRYHLEAPDRLGLTEFAALAEPGHAPLSFGPRPGEPSGLTAQP; encoded by the coding sequence ATGCCGGGACATGAACGCACGATACCCGCCTACCGCGCCGGATGGATTCACTACACCAACGTGGCCCCCATTCTCGACCCGCTGGTGCTGCCGCCGGGCGTGACGGCGATCACGGGCGTGCCCACCGAGATGAACGCGGCCCTCCTCTCGGGGCGGGTAGATATCGCCAACATCAGCGCGGTGGAGTTCATCCGGAATGCCGACCGCCTCGAAGCCCTGCCGGATTTCAGCGTGGCGGTGCTGGGAGCGGTGTACTCGGTCAACCTCTTTCACACCCGGCCGCTGGAAGAATTGCGCCGGGTCGCCCTGACCGCGCAGTCGGCCATGAGCGTGGCGCTGCTGGAAGTGCTGCTGCGCGAACGCGGCCTCTCCCCCACGCTGGAACGGGCCGAGGGCGAGGCCGAGGAGCTGCTGGCCTCCGGGTACGACGGGGTCTTGCGAATCGGGGACAGCGCCCTGCGCGAGTGGTACGGGGTGGCGGGGCCGCTGACGCCCGAGCGCAGCATGACCGCGCTGCCGAATGCGGCGCGGGGGATCACGGTGACCGACCTCGCGCAGGAGTGGTTCGCGCTCACCGGGCATCCCTTCGTCTTCGCGGTGTGGGCCTACCGCAAGGAGAATCCGCCGCCCCCCACCCTCCTTCAGGCGATGCGGGAGGCGCGGCGGCACGGGCTGGGGCACCTCGCGGACGTGTCGGCGCGGCACGCCCTCAAGCTGGGGCTGCCGGAGCGGGTGGTGCAGCACTACCTGTGGAACTTCCGCTACCACCTTGAAGCCCCCGACCGCCTGGGGCTCACCGAGTTCGCGGCCCTCGCCGAACCGGGGCACGCGCCGCTGAGCTTCGGGCCACGGCCGGGGGAACCCTCGGGACTGACCGCGCAGCCCTGA
- a CDS encoding DUF4440 domain-containing protein, with amino-acid sequence MGGPEIGDLDAVLSLDDAWNAAYHRRDPAAMEGVLADDWVGFFPDGRAVFKTGLLEGMRHNPPAALMFERHAARVHGDTGFTRGTLYANGVRVQSFFRVYARRGGEWRAVGVQVVA; translated from the coding sequence GTGGGCGGTCCAGAGATAGGGGACCTCGACGCCGTGCTGAGCCTCGACGACGCCTGGAACGCCGCCTACCACCGCCGCGACCCGGCGGCAATGGAGGGGGTACTGGCGGACGACTGGGTGGGCTTTTTCCCCGACGGCCGCGCGGTCTTCAAGACCGGATTGCTGGAGGGGATGCGTCACAACCCGCCCGCCGCCCTGATGTTCGAGCGCCACGCGGCGCGGGTTCACGGGGACACGGGATTCACGCGCGGAACCCTCTATGCGAACGGCGTGCGGGTGCAGAGCTTTTTCCGGGTGTACGCCCGGCGGGGGGGCGAGTGGCGGGCGGTGGGCGTGCAGGTGGTGGCATGA
- a CDS encoding cytochrome c — translation MKRTRRQKWVAGDVASWVLGVTLGLILGIALLIVVPRLGQAQGEAKAGEEGTIIADGGNQTSADATGSESEDVASSQNTNEGQANSAGSTGEGEATAAEGQDGESAAMGTNSGDEAEESVTSTEQGAQAEADTAAGETSTNEANTDAVSTSAQTGAGATVAPLGTAEADEARATGEIGSSTAKNTGEGNTAEEAITGEQTDSAGDVGAGQTIYASNCAGCHGANGQGGFGPSLVTADGPKSWTLAQFTTTLREGKTPERELAPTMPRFSEQQLSDAQIADLHAYIKSLN, via the coding sequence ATGAAGCGAACGAGGCGGCAGAAGTGGGTGGCGGGGGACGTGGCGTCCTGGGTGCTGGGGGTGACGCTGGGCCTGATCCTGGGCATCGCGCTCCTGATCGTGGTGCCCCGGCTGGGGCAGGCGCAGGGCGAGGCCAAGGCGGGCGAAGAGGGCACCATCATCGCGGACGGGGGAAACCAGACGAGCGCGGACGCGACCGGCTCCGAGTCCGAGGACGTGGCCTCGTCCCAGAACACGAATGAGGGCCAGGCGAACAGCGCGGGCAGCACCGGCGAAGGAGAAGCGACCGCCGCCGAGGGGCAGGACGGCGAGAGCGCCGCGATGGGCACGAACAGCGGTGACGAGGCCGAGGAAAGCGTGACGAGCACCGAGCAGGGGGCACAGGCCGAGGCCGACACCGCTGCCGGGGAGACCAGCACCAACGAGGCCAACACCGACGCCGTGTCTACCAGCGCCCAGACCGGCGCCGGGGCCACCGTCGCGCCGCTGGGCACCGCCGAGGCCGACGAGGCCCGCGCCACGGGCGAGATCGGCTCCTCGACCGCCAAGAACACCGGCGAGGGCAACACCGCCGAGGAAGCCATCACCGGCGAGCAGACCGACTCGGCGGGCGACGTGGGCGCGGGGCAGACCATCTACGCGAGCAACTGCGCGGGCTGCCACGGTGCCAACGGGCAGGGCGGCTTCGGCCCCAGCCTGGTCACGGCCGACGGCCCCAAGAGCTGGACGCTGGCCCAGTTCACGACCACCCTGCGCGAGGGCAAGACGCCCGAGCGCGAACTGGCCCCCACCATGCCCCGCTTCTCGGAGCAGCAGCTCAGCGACGCGCAGATCGCGGACCTGCACGCCTACATCAAGTCCCTGAACTGA
- the der gene encoding ribosome biogenesis GTPase Der — MQKVAIVGRPNVGKSSLFNRLIGRREAVVADFPGVTRDAKEGLMLYHNHRITLIDTGGLWSGDEWEQAIREKAEWAMEGAQAVIFVLDPREGLSAADYEVAEWLRRLGKPVVVVANKIDSPKHEVYLAELWGLGFGDPVAISAEHARGLDDLMDRVMTHLPADDEDVPEIAPIRISLIGRPNVGKSSLLNAITHTDRAIVADQPGTTRDSLDVEWDYGGQRFVLVDTAGIRKKPDTAIEDYAIQRSQAAIERSDLIWLVVNATDLGDHELKLANLAYESGKPVIVVVNKWDLVPDEELKRTEKDLNQKLHHISYAPRVYTSAINDYGIHDMLAEAMKLHEKWQSRIPTAELNRWLEVWQMRQAVPNFGGKKLKMYFMTQVETAPPTFAIFCNRADFVTRAYEGFLHNRIREDLGLAGIPVRLKWKEKGPYKKGKKGEEAEA, encoded by the coding sequence ATGCAGAAAGTCGCCATCGTGGGCCGACCCAACGTCGGCAAATCCAGCCTGTTCAACCGCCTGATCGGGCGGCGGGAAGCCGTCGTCGCGGACTTTCCCGGCGTGACCCGCGACGCCAAGGAAGGGCTGATGCTCTACCACAACCACCGCATCACCCTGATCGACACGGGCGGGCTGTGGAGCGGGGACGAGTGGGAACAGGCCATCCGCGAGAAGGCGGAGTGGGCGATGGAGGGCGCCCAGGCCGTCATCTTTGTCCTTGACCCGCGCGAGGGCCTCTCGGCGGCCGACTACGAGGTCGCGGAGTGGCTGCGGCGGCTCGGCAAGCCCGTGGTCGTGGTCGCCAACAAAATAGACAGCCCCAAGCACGAGGTCTACCTCGCCGAACTGTGGGGCCTGGGCTTCGGCGATCCGGTCGCCATCAGCGCGGAGCACGCCCGTGGCCTCGACGACCTGATGGACCGCGTGATGACGCACCTCCCCGCCGACGACGAGGACGTGCCGGAAATCGCGCCCATCCGCATCTCGCTGATCGGGCGGCCCAACGTGGGCAAGTCCAGCCTGCTGAACGCGATCACGCACACCGACCGGGCCATCGTCGCCGACCAGCCGGGCACCACCCGTGACAGCCTGGACGTGGAGTGGGATTACGGCGGGCAGCGCTTCGTGCTCGTGGATACGGCGGGCATTCGCAAGAAACCCGACACCGCCATCGAGGACTACGCGATTCAGCGCTCGCAGGCCGCCATCGAGCGCAGCGACCTGATCTGGCTGGTCGTGAACGCGACCGACCTCGGCGACCACGAACTCAAGCTCGCCAACCTCGCCTACGAGAGCGGCAAGCCCGTGATCGTGGTCGTGAACAAGTGGGACCTCGTGCCCGACGAGGAGCTGAAGCGCACCGAGAAGGACCTGAACCAAAAGCTCCACCACATCTCCTACGCGCCGCGTGTGTACACCTCCGCGATCAACGACTACGGCATCCACGACATGCTCGCCGAGGCCATGAAGCTCCACGAGAAGTGGCAGAGCCGCATCCCGACCGCCGAACTCAACCGCTGGCTGGAGGTCTGGCAGATGCGCCAGGCGGTGCCCAACTTCGGCGGCAAGAAGCTGAAGATGTACTTCATGACGCAGGTGGAAACGGCACCCCCCACCTTCGCCATCTTCTGCAACCGCGCCGACTTCGTGACCCGCGCCTACGAGGGCTTCCTGCACAACCGCATCCGCGAGGACCTGGGGCTCGCCGGAATCCCGGTGCGGCTGAAGTGGAAGGAGAAGGGACCCTACAAGAAGGGCAAGAAGGGCGAGGAAGCCGAGGCGTGA
- a CDS encoding ATP-binding cassette domain-containing protein, translating into MRKPPATGPIPTSELLAVLRRAVPSLVRSAPLIVSLMALMVVLQGLLPAATVFLSKWTVDGITAVAGGGEANLTLLAVAWAGTALIGQLTAVGRAVLQGYATDHFTVQTVTQLMRKMQALPGLDVVEDPRFHDDVETLQTGARFRPLNLTATLLGLLQAVVGVVGVAGALLTVGWWVPLVVVVGMIPLARTQIRLREMGWSLAIQRTQEARELAYDQRVALRHEYAKEVRLYDLMPYLTGRYVDGALAYQRVMRGMRNRQVLGLLPAQVLALAVTAGLFAYAVAQAGQGQLTAGTVVLVIGALAGVRDSLGSVTEYLGMGTEHLRWFQKYYAFLDAKPGVAAPAQPRPLPTRLDLRLDDVSFGYRDLPPVLEHVSLHIPEGQVVAIVGENGAGKTTLVKLLLRFYDPTSGRVLLGAPGEEVDLRGVNLTAWRSQVAAVFQDFARFEWTVRDNVLLGRPEDGEKLALTADASGLKSILPRLPDGLNTRIGQAFGGVDLSGGQWQKLATARALYRDARVLILDEPTAALDPRSESEVFAAFAALARGRTTLLITHRLGSVLMADRILVMKAGRLIEDGTHAELLARGGEYAELWRLQAGQYTGEDAVRGEQDVVGTN; encoded by the coding sequence GTGCGAAAACCCCCGGCGACCGGCCCCATCCCCACCTCCGAACTGCTCGCCGTGCTGCGCCGGGCGGTGCCCTCGCTGGTGCGGAGTGCGCCGCTGATCGTCTCGCTGATGGCGCTGATGGTGGTGCTCCAGGGCCTGCTGCCCGCCGCGACCGTCTTCCTGAGCAAGTGGACGGTGGACGGCATCACGGCGGTTGCGGGCGGCGGTGAGGCCAACCTCACCCTGCTGGCCGTGGCGTGGGCGGGCACGGCGCTGATCGGGCAGCTCACGGCGGTGGGGCGGGCCGTGCTCCAGGGGTACGCGACCGACCACTTCACGGTGCAGACGGTCACGCAACTCATGCGGAAAATGCAGGCGCTGCCGGGGCTGGACGTGGTGGAAGACCCCCGCTTTCACGACGACGTGGAGACACTCCAGACGGGCGCCCGCTTCCGGCCGCTGAACCTCACGGCGACGCTCCTGGGGCTGCTTCAGGCGGTCGTGGGCGTGGTCGGCGTGGCCGGGGCGCTTCTCACGGTGGGGTGGTGGGTGCCGCTCGTCGTCGTGGTCGGGATGATTCCGCTGGCCCGCACCCAGATTCGCCTGCGCGAGATGGGCTGGAGCCTCGCCATCCAGCGCACCCAGGAGGCCCGCGAACTCGCCTACGACCAGCGCGTCGCCCTGCGACACGAGTACGCCAAGGAGGTGCGCCTCTACGATCTGATGCCCTACCTCACCGGGCGCTATGTGGACGGGGCGCTGGCCTACCAGCGGGTCATGCGCGGGATGCGGAACAGGCAGGTGCTGGGCCTGCTTCCCGCGCAGGTGCTCGCGCTGGCGGTGACGGCGGGCCTCTTCGCCTACGCGGTGGCGCAGGCAGGTCAGGGCCAGCTCACGGCGGGCACGGTCGTGCTGGTGATCGGGGCACTCGCGGGGGTGCGCGACAGCCTGGGCAGCGTGACCGAATACCTCGGCATGGGAACCGAGCATCTCCGGTGGTTCCAGAAGTACTACGCCTTTCTGGACGCCAAACCCGGCGTGGCCGCGCCCGCGCAGCCCCGGCCCCTTCCCACCCGGCTGGACCTGCGGCTGGACGACGTGAGCTTCGGCTACCGCGACCTTCCGCCCGTGCTGGAGCACGTCAGCCTGCATATCCCCGAAGGGCAGGTCGTCGCCATCGTGGGCGAGAACGGGGCGGGCAAGACCACGCTGGTCAAGCTGCTGCTGCGCTTCTACGACCCCACCTCGGGCCGGGTGCTGCTGGGTGCCCCTGGCGAGGAGGTGGACCTGCGGGGCGTGAACCTCACCGCGTGGCGCTCGCAGGTCGCGGCGGTCTTTCAGGACTTCGCCCGCTTTGAGTGGACCGTGCGCGACAACGTGCTGCTGGGGCGGCCTGAGGATGGGGAGAAACTGGCTCTCACTGCCGATGCAAGCGGGTTGAAGAGCATCTTGCCCCGCCTTCCCGACGGTCTGAATACCCGCATCGGGCAGGCCTTCGGCGGGGTGGACCTCTCGGGCGGGCAGTGGCAGAAGCTGGCAACCGCGCGGGCACTGTACCGGGATGCCCGCGTGCTGATTCTGGACGAGCCGACCGCCGCGCTGGACCCCCGCAGCGAGAGCGAGGTCTTTGCCGCCTTCGCGGCGCTGGCGCGGGGCCGCACCACCCTGCTGATCACCCACCGCCTCGGCAGCGTGCTGATGGCCGACCGCATCTTGGTGATGAAGGCGGGCCGCTTGATCGAGGACGGCACCCACGCCGAACTGCTGGCGCGGGGCGGCGAGTACGCCGAACTGTGGCGCCTCCAGGCCGGGCAATACACCGGGGAAGATGCAGTGCGCGGGGAGCAGGACGTGGTGGGGACGAATTGA
- the mqnE gene encoding aminofutalosine synthase MqnE translates to MKWLRDQSLAPIVEKVEAGARLSFEEGLRLYHTRDLNALMRLANLQKERLHGDKVYFVHSMRLEFTNICYVGCTFCAFAARKGEERAWDYSPEEVAEQVRRRYLPGITELHMSSGHHPNHKWDYYPEMVRQLRQNFPDLQVKAFTAAEIEHLSKISKMPTLEVLRELQAAGLAAMPGGGAEIFADRVRRQVAKNKVKAEKWLQIHREAHSLGMRTNATMLYGHIETLEERLDHMHRLRELQDETGGFHAFIPLAFQPLGNTLAQNLGKTDFTTGLDDLRNLAVARIYLDNFPHIKGYWVMIGSELTQVSLDWGVSDIDGTIQEEHIAHAAGATSPMALSQAGMVKMIQDAGRLPVLRDAYYHELETFPRAELEAAD, encoded by the coding sequence ATGAAGTGGCTGCGCGACCAGAGCCTCGCCCCCATCGTGGAGAAGGTGGAAGCAGGTGCCCGGCTCTCTTTCGAGGAAGGGCTGCGGCTCTACCACACCCGTGACCTCAACGCGCTGATGCGGCTGGCGAACCTGCAAAAGGAGCGGCTGCACGGCGACAAGGTCTATTTCGTGCATTCCATGCGGCTGGAGTTCACCAACATCTGTTACGTGGGCTGCACCTTCTGCGCCTTCGCCGCCCGCAAGGGCGAGGAGCGGGCCTGGGACTACTCGCCGGAGGAAGTGGCCGAGCAGGTCCGCCGCCGTTACCTCCCCGGCATCACCGAACTGCATATGAGCAGCGGGCACCACCCCAACCACAAGTGGGACTACTACCCCGAGATGGTGCGGCAGCTCCGGCAGAACTTCCCCGACCTCCAGGTCAAGGCGTTCACGGCCGCCGAGATCGAGCACCTGTCCAAGATCAGCAAGATGCCTACCCTGGAGGTGCTGCGCGAGCTTCAGGCGGCGGGCCTCGCGGCGATGCCGGGGGGCGGGGCGGAGATCTTCGCGGACCGGGTGCGCCGTCAGGTCGCCAAGAACAAGGTGAAGGCCGAGAAGTGGCTCCAGATTCACCGGGAAGCACACTCGCTGGGCATGCGCACGAACGCGACCATGCTCTACGGCCACATCGAGACGCTGGAGGAGCGGCTGGACCACATGCACCGCCTGCGGGAGTTGCAGGACGAGACGGGCGGCTTCCACGCTTTCATCCCGCTGGCCTTTCAGCCGCTGGGGAACACGCTGGCGCAGAACCTCGGCAAGACGGACTTCACGACCGGGCTGGACGACCTGCGCAACCTCGCGGTGGCCCGCATCTACCTCGACAACTTCCCGCACATCAAGGGCTACTGGGTGATGATCGGCTCGGAGCTGACGCAGGTCAGCCTCGACTGGGGCGTCAGTGACATCGACGGCACCATTCAGGAGGAGCACATCGCGCACGCGGCGGGGGCGACTTCCCCGATGGCGCTCTCGCAGGCGGGCATGGTGAAGATGATTCAGGACGCGGGCCGCCTCCCCGTGCTGCGCGACGCCTACTACCACGAACTCGAAACCTTTCCCCGCGCCGAGCTGGAGGCCGCCGATTAA